Genomic DNA from Rahnella variigena:
ACCGTGAGTCAATCATCCCGCCACCGATATTCCCTGACTCTGGTCAGTATGCTCTGTCGATATTCAAAGAGCTGAAAGTGACCGATGTGCCCGGCAAACCGACGTTTGGAGAGTGCTCGGAACAGTGGGTGTTTGACTTCGTGCTGGCAATATTTGGTGGGTATGACCAGGCAACCGGAAATCAGATGATCCGAGAGTACGGACTACTGATCAGCAAAAAGAACACAAAATCCACTATCGCGGCGGGCATTATGCTCACCGCGCTGATTATCTGTTGGCGCGCCGATGAAGAACATCTGATTTTAGCGCCAACAAAAGAAGTGGCAGATAACTGCTTTAAGCCAGCGGCCAGCATGGTGAGGGAAGATGAGGAGTTATCAACCATCTTCCATATTCAGGATCACATCAGAACCATAACCCATCGTATAAACCGTAACAGTCTTAAGGTTGTGGCCGCTGACAGCGACACCGTGTCCGGGAAAAAGGCGGGGCGTATTCTGGTTGAAGAACTCTGGCTTTTTGGGAAGAACGCAAAAGCTGATGCGATGTTCATTGAGGCATTAGGTGGTCAGGTATCACGTAATGAAGGTTGGGTAATTTACCTCACCACACAAAGTGATGAGCCGCCTGCCGGTGTTTTTAAAAAGAAACTCGATTACTGGCGAAATGTCCGTGATGGCATCATCAAGGACGGCAAAACGCTCGGGATTTTGTATGAGTTTCCGCCAGAAATGGTTGAAACTGAGGGTTTTAGAAATCCAGACAACTTTTATATTACCAATCCCAACATGGGGCGTTCGGTAAGCAAAGAGTGGCTGGATGATGAATATCTGAAACGCTCCCAGGAAGATGAAGGCAGCCTGAGGAAGTTTCTGGCGAAGCACCTGAATGTCGAAATAGGCATGAATCTTCGTAATGACCGATGGGCCGGTGCTGAATATTGGGAAACTCAGGCCGATCCGGCCGTCACCTTCAAGCAGATACTGAGCCGTTGCGAAGTGATAACCGTAGGAATTGACGGCGGTGGCCTTGATGACCTTCTGGGTCTTTCGATAGTTGGAAGAGATAAAAATACGCGGGAATGGCTGACCTGGTCACACGCC
This window encodes:
- a CDS encoding terminase large subunit, whose protein sequence is MPEWSTACTDWGSKLVNRESIIPPPIFPDSGQYALSIFKELKVTDVPGKPTFGECSEQWVFDFVLAIFGGYDQATGNQMIREYGLLISKKNTKSTIAAGIMLTALIICWRADEEHLILAPTKEVADNCFKPAASMVREDEELSTIFHIQDHIRTITHRINRNSLKVVAADSDTVSGKKAGRILVEELWLFGKNAKADAMFIEALGGQVSRNEGWVIYLTTQSDEPPAGVFKKKLDYWRNVRDGIIKDGKTLGILYEFPPEMVETEGFRNPDNFYITNPNMGRSVSKEWLDDEYLKRSQEDEGSLRKFLAKHLNVEIGMNLRNDRWAGAEYWETQADPAVTFKQILSRCEVITVGIDGGGLDDLLGLSIVGRDKNTREWLTWSHAWAHEKALERRKSEESKLRDFERQGDLTIVKTMGDDADEVAMYVSQIYEAGLLDKVGMDPASVGVLLDTLIESGIPQDSVVGVSQGWRLGGACKAAERKLAEGVLKHALQPLMNWCVGNAKVVISGNAPLVTKGASGIGKIDPLMALFNAIYLMALNPAPTKKDYGVFFI